A genomic region of Chitinimonas arctica contains the following coding sequences:
- a CDS encoding Do family serine endopeptidase, producing the protein MKKLWLIFAQTTTAGLAVWFLLTLLNPAWLPRQVAEVVTLQQATTPTAASVAASGGYREAVRHAMPSVVNIYTSKAVKQRRHPLLNDPLFRRFFGDRFENGENQRTSSLGSGVIVSEQGYIVTNNHVVASADEIQVALSDGRTAEATVVGTDPETDLAVIKVGLTKLPTTTFGQVEKINVGDVVLAIGNPFGVGQTVTMGIVSALGRTNLGINPFENFIQTDAAINPGNSGGALVDAEGNLVGINSAIYSQSGGSMGIGFAIPASTVKSVMEQIIKDGAVTRGWIGVDTQDLTPELAASFNLPNVDGVLINGVVRGGPAERAGVKPGDVLIAVNNEPVLDFTSMLNLVAAEAPGKEARIKVLRSGKSVEIKIKVGKRPHFEMPQEEE; encoded by the coding sequence ATGAAAAAACTCTGGCTGATTTTCGCACAAACCACCACGGCGGGCCTGGCGGTCTGGTTTTTGTTGACGTTGCTCAACCCCGCCTGGCTACCCAGGCAGGTGGCCGAAGTCGTGACGCTACAGCAAGCCACCACGCCGACGGCGGCCTCGGTGGCGGCCAGTGGCGGTTATCGCGAGGCGGTGCGCCATGCCATGCCCAGCGTGGTGAATATCTATACCAGCAAGGCGGTCAAGCAAAGACGCCACCCCTTGTTGAACGACCCGCTGTTCCGCCGCTTTTTCGGCGACCGCTTCGAAAACGGCGAAAACCAGCGCACCTCCAGCCTCGGTTCCGGCGTCATCGTGTCGGAACAGGGCTATATCGTGACCAACAACCACGTGGTCGCTTCCGCCGACGAGATCCAGGTGGCCTTGTCCGACGGCCGCACCGCCGAAGCCACCGTGGTCGGCACCGACCCGGAAACCGACCTGGCCGTCATCAAGGTCGGCCTGACCAAGCTACCCACCACGACCTTCGGTCAGGTAGAAAAAATCAATGTCGGCGACGTGGTACTGGCGATCGGCAACCCCTTCGGCGTCGGCCAGACCGTGACCATGGGCATTGTTTCCGCCCTGGGCCGCACCAATCTCGGCATCAATCCCTTCGAGAACTTCATCCAGACCGACGCGGCCATCAACCCCGGCAATTCCGGCGGCGCCCTGGTCGATGCGGAAGGCAACCTGGTAGGCATCAACAGCGCCATCTACTCGCAAAGCGGCGGCAGCATGGGCATAGGCTTCGCCATCCCGGCCAGCACGGTCAAGAGCGTGATGGAACAGATCATCAAGGACGGCGCGGTGACCCGTGGCTGGATCGGGGTGGATACCCAGGATCTGACACCGGAGCTGGCCGCCAGTTTCAACCTGCCCAATGTGGATGGCGTGCTGATCAACGGCGTGGTGCGCGGCGGCCCGGCCGAGCGGGCCGGGGTCAAGCCCGGCGACGTACTGATCGCGGTAAACAATGAACCCGTGCTGGACTTTACCAGCATGCTCAACCTGGTCGCTGCCGAGGCGCCCGGCAAGGAGGCGCGCATCAAGGTGCTACGGAGCGGCAAATCGGTGGAGATCAAGATCAAGGTCGGCAAGCGACCGCATTTCGAGATGCCGCAGGAAGAGGAATGA
- the tatC gene encoding twin-arginine translocase subunit TatC, with translation MQEDLQPLIEHLIELRTRLVRAVALMVVVFLILFHWSGDIYHLLALPMLKAMGEGSQMIATDVTSTFFVPLKVTGMAAFLIALPHTLYQAWAFVAPGLYQHEKKLVLPLIGSSCILFAVGMAFAYFLVFPVVFGFMTAATPQGVAMMTDIDKYLSFVIGMFLAFGVTFETPVVVIVLVRMGLVTVAKLREIRPYVIVAAFVIAAIVTPPDVLSQVMLAVPLWLLYELGVLLSAWLVTPKPVVAE, from the coding sequence ATGCAAGAAGACCTGCAACCCCTGATCGAACACCTGATCGAGCTGCGCACCCGCCTGGTACGGGCCGTGGCCCTGATGGTGGTGGTATTCCTGATCCTGTTCCATTGGTCCGGCGATATCTACCATCTGCTGGCCCTGCCCATGCTCAAGGCAATGGGCGAAGGCAGCCAGATGATCGCCACGGATGTCACTTCGACTTTTTTCGTGCCGCTCAAGGTCACCGGCATGGCCGCCTTCCTGATCGCCCTCCCGCACACCCTCTACCAGGCCTGGGCCTTTGTCGCCCCCGGCCTCTACCAGCACGAAAAGAAGCTGGTGCTGCCCTTGATCGGCTCCAGCTGCATACTGTTTGCCGTCGGGATGGCCTTTGCTTATTTCCTGGTGTTTCCGGTGGTGTTCGGCTTTATGACGGCAGCCACCCCCCAGGGCGTGGCGATGATGACCGATATCGATAAATACCTGAGCTTTGTGATCGGGATGTTTCTCGCCTTCGGCGTGACCTTCGAAACACCGGTGGTGGTGATCGTGCTGGTGCGGATGGGACTGGTTACGGTGGCGAAGCTACGCGAGATACGCCCTTACGTGATCGTCGCGGCCTTTGTCATAGCCGCCATCGTTACTCCGCCGGACGTCTTGTCGCAGGTGATGCTGGCGGTACCGCTGTGGCTGCTGTACGAATTGGGTGTGCTGTTGTCGGCCTGGCTGGTTACGCCCAAGCCTGTCGTGGCCGAATAG